From the genome of Branchiostoma lanceolatum isolate klBraLanc5 chromosome 11, klBraLanc5.hap2, whole genome shotgun sequence:
CTCCTTCTTTCCCCATACCATCccccagtggaataccctgcctggcatggttgcgacggctcccaccgttgaggcGTTCTGTGCCAGGTTgtaggcctgcccgccttagccggGGCCTcaaaacccccctccccattactttgcccctgaaggggctatttgggggtatcgAAATGTAGATATGTAGATGTAGGTATGTGGTAAAGTCTTGGGGAGACAAAGATTCAGTCAATTTGGGGTCTTCTAGTAGCTTTCCATGTTTTACCATGTTTTAGCAACCCTTACTTCAATGACACGCTCTGTCTTCGTTCTCTTTCCAGTTCACCAAGTACTGCTATGAGCAGGTCAGCGAGGAGAAAGGAAAGTTCCTCCCCGGACGCAGAGAAGTTGACCTCATCGAGGACATGTTCCACTTCCAGGACCAGGATGCCGACGGCGTCATCTCCTTTGCAGAGTTCTCCGGCCCCAAAGATCACGACGAGCTCTAACTATCGACCGATAAAGTGTCTCTGCCACTGAACATCTATGTAAGATAGATATTCAGCTATAGTTTAGCAAGGACATTGAGATTAGGTAACAAGTAGCGATgtaagtgagaaaaaaaatccacaaTGTCTTGCAGCTCCCTgtcaatttcaaaatgttttcaagcTTTTTTTGTTCTGTTATCCCTTCATGTTTGAGTTGGAACAAATGTTCAGAGAGTAAACAATAAGAAATTTTCGTCCGTCTTACCCCATGATTTTGATTTGTACACATCCCCACTTTTTATTTGCTTTGTCAAGactttatttttttgtatttgtgaaaGCCCcctttctattttattttaagTTGATTGATTTTAGTTTCAGACCATGCCCAAATGTACTACTTTTGCCAACCCACACTTTAACTTTGCCCTCTCTAAAATGTGCTCTTTTCTGTAGAATTACGTTTGTTATCTTGCAGAAGATACCTTTTTTGTGATTAAAGAAACTGTTAGATAGAGGCTTTAAAAAAGACTACATGCTGCAGAAGTGCAAACGATATCTGTATATTAATGAGTCAGTATTATTGTTAACACTTCTCTCTTGCTTGAGCAATTATCTTCGATCAtgttgtttgatttcttttaatTATAGAAGAGTTCTTCATGTTCGGTTGAAAAGCCATAGTTCTAGTTTTGAGACCGTGAGACTGAGATTTTTAACATGGGGAAAGAATGGGAATGTTGTTGCGATAAGAGGAAATATTGTAGTTTTCAAACAATATTTAACAGTGTGTGGCAGTCAATTCCTTTGTATTACTACATCAATATGTGAAAGTGAGAAATGGTTTGAGAGTAACAGTCAGCTATCTTGTTGCTTGTAAGTAAAAGGCATTCCATTGTAGCAGGAGTATTCTGTAACTTAGAGCAATGCTCATGTTTCTAGTAAAGCCTAGTGTTAGTGTCACTGTGTTGCCTACCCAACTCAAACAATGTGTATGTTGGGTTTTCGAATTTGGTGCTACATTTCGTATTCAAGCTAACTCAGTCAAGGCAAAGTCTAAGCAGGCAGCATGAGATTGTGACATGACTTTTActgcaatattttttttgtaaagatGGCAGTGTTATTTTTTCTATCAAATTTACCAAGCTTAGTGGATAAGAATTGCGCAGTGGATTCGATGTTTTCTTCAAGTGTACAGCATTTCGTCTGCAGAGTGGTATTTTGGTaacattttgtacgtctttttATATAGAAAATAAACAGGTCGAATCCTGCCATATCCTGTTTGTTCACAATTTATTTCTTACAATGGGGTCGATTGAGGTGACAGCACGCTTTGTACACCTATTGTGACTACCTGCCTTGTAATTTAGATGACATACGAATGTCATTACATCACGAAAAACGAACACCATGACATCACATTTAATAGAGCAAAAAGATGTACATCGCAACACAAGACAGCACATCTATAAGTGTTGAccacgaaaaccacgaacatagaACCACCGCAATTATTTCACACAATTTATAGTGCTGCATAATTCTGAATAGCCAAGTTCAAATCGTGCTTCCCTAACAGTAGCAACTTTCCTCAGCCAATAAGATTTGACATACATTATACTAATTACTCGGTATGTTAATTACACAGTTAAGAGTTTTACAGTGAAAAGTGCCGTCCAACAGACGATGTGGCGCATGCGTACTGGCTTCCTCATTAGTCCTTATGGTTGTGTGACGTGGCAGCACGCTCTTTCTTCTACACCAGTGGTTCTCCCCTTAATCGTTTCCATATGGAATCAGTGCAGAGCACAAAAGTGACGGACGTGGCGAGATTCTTTCATCTGCATTTGCTACACATTATCATGGGGTGCAAAGAAAttccatgcacatgtacattttgagaCCTCAAGGCATCCAGTGTGTTAAAACAACTTCTGTTTCACGTGAATTTTCTACACGCATCATTATTTAAAGACTAAAGAACACCCCCTTCTAAAGAATAGTTTGTTCCAAGGAGTTGATCTCAGGGCACGGTGCCAATATTTGTATGCCAAGTCTGCTTCTGTGGACATCCCCTGAGCTCGGATTTAAAGTTTCCCGAAGATGGTGTCTAGTGTTGTCATCCTTGCCGTTTCGTTACAAATCTTTGCAGCTTTAGCTGAGGAGGATCTAGGGGATGTCGCGATTGAGGTGACCTTTAAGCCCAAGCGGTGCATTTTCCTCTCCCGAGAAGGATACTTCCTGAGGTACCACTACAACGGGACCTACCCAGACGGCACGAAGTTTGACTCTAGGTTCGTATGACTTAGCATACGTGGCAGACACATCAGGGGGAGGGCCCAGGATAATTTGGAGGGAAGGAGTGAGCTGAGATTAAAACTTGTATGATATatgttaggctacaccaagtaatttttatggatgacgtccgcgcgcgcattgattttggtctttcccagaaaaaaaaacaagaaattccgcttcctgtaactatgaccaaagagttatgacagtgccgcaaatcgtatGAAACAGGActggacaacaactgctgttcaacttcaagtgatttattcaaattattgctgttttcatgatgaataaaagaattgttagttgttacactgtgttctctcattcaattgtgtcctaacatgtgtcgttgactattatatttcatatctaggcatcttgtttttttcggcccttttcttctttttttttcgcgctctcgcattagatttagggtctccaaaggacgtcatccataaaaattacttggtgtagccttagatacaaaactgcaaaagacataaaaaatgATTGAATACTCAAGAGTATATCTCAGTTCAAGGAGATAAGAGTCAGATGATGACGTGCAACTTGCATTTTAGTTTGAATCGTTTTATATGTCGACTTTTTGACAGATTTCGAGTATTATATATTCTACTTTTTCTGTTATTACTCGGGAATCGTTTAGACTCATCAAAGACAGACATCATGTATATGATGACATTAATGACTCATTAATGTCCTTGGATTCACTTTCAGCGATGCGACGCAATATTTACTGAGGACACCACAGTGGTTTGCATAGTCTCAAATGCATGCATGAGCAAACGTGGTTCAGTTTCCATATGTATGCCAGTTAGTGGATATGGCAGAATTCTCTGGGTCCCCTACACGAGAGGAACGTGATTCCCTTGATGGTACGGGAGGTCTGATTCGCATAAATTTCCAAACAGATGTGCGGGTCGCCTGTTTATTTGCAGACAGTCTACGACAGGGTTACTGTTTGGGAAGGCAGGCACAGGGGTCAACAAAGGGGTGTTAGTATCAGTCAAACGGTAACAGTGGTGTCACTAAGGCATTCACTTAGCAACACGGAAAatgttcatatttctaatggctttttACAAACCCTTGAGCCATACCCCGTAGAAGCGAGAAGAGCAGGCCAAATTCACGTAATTATATATCAGTAGACTAGTGATAACTTTACTTATTatcattgtatatatgtatttgcaaactgacGTTTTTGTTGTGACCCGTACTAAActcagtgggtatgtgtgtaacgttacaataaaggtcttcattcattcatttaaagcAGGAATTCAGACGAAATGCCGGCCGGCGCTGGACTCATTATTTCTATGGCATTGTTCCAAACTTGGCATAGTTTTTAAGCCGTGGTCTGTTTACACAGTTATGTCTTGACCGTAAGTTTAATACATTTTTCTTCAGCCATGAGACCGACGAAACCGTTGACTTCGTCCTGGGACGAGGCGAGGTCATCAAGGGGATGGAGACGGGCCTGAGGGGGATGTGCGCGGGGGAGAGGAGGAAGATCACCGTCCCTCCTCATCTGGCGTACGGAGATAAAAGAGAAGgtgcatagcctctaccaggctacaTAGGTTGCgggaaaatagaagaaaatgaGAAATTACCAAATAGACGGATGGAATCAGCCTGCGACCTAGGGACTCAAAACTGCGGCCTGCTAACTccacttattctccaagcagaggcttcgatcgagaggggtagttttgtccgggatttctaacgtccctcttagaaatcccggacaaaactacccctctcgatcgaagcctctgcttggagaataactccACTAGCATGTTATCTAACTGTCCTATAGGGAGCCTGGTCGAGGCTATTGATGCGTACAATTTCAGAAGAGACCAAACTAATCATGTCACCTGTAGTAGTCATGTCCCCTAGCGGCCCTCCGAATTATCGGTCCGTAGATTGCGAAATTAACAGGGAACGTTTATTGCCCTATAAAGCGGGAGTTCCGACGGTGTTAAACATACTTTTGATGTtagtttattttgtatctatcaACTTTCAACATGTTCTgttatgacctgtacttagccagtGTGGCAACATatgcaataaaggtcatcattcagTCAAATGTACTACGGTAGAACAAGgacatatataatgtccttgggtagAACTACGAGCCCACAATAGTACACAACTTATCTCCTATGTTTTGATTAGCCTCGAGCGCCATAGCGGGCTCTCTGAGCCTTTTGTACGGGCCtaaatggttacgggctggctgcacaaacgacccagtacaacaagaagtcatcagcaaaacgGTCCGCCctaaaaaggcccagagagcctgctatggaggctatgttTTGATCATTTGCATCTCCGATGGTTTGGCAAAGGGTTTTCTTTGACTTGACTAGTGTGATAAAATATTGCACGTTTCCTTCCCCATGATCCAGAGCTACTGGAGGGGTCCATTCCCCCCGGCTCCACGCTAGTGTTCGAAGTAGAGCTGATAGAAGTCCTCGACCCGATGGACGACCTGCCTAAGAACCTGTTCTGGTGGGTCGGAGAGACGCCCACAAACTCATTCGGCGACTCCGACGCGAACAGGGACAAAAAGATCTCCAAAGAAGAGGtatacagtattttttttagatCATCATGTATACAGCTGGAGAACCTTAGCCATCCTCCTAGTAACCACTGGTTCAATctgggtagcctctaccaggctccacaggtcactggaaaaatagtagaaattggccaaatagactgataACATGCCAGTTAGTTCCctaaagaagttacagtttgcgacctatggACACcatttatttggccaattttactatttgtccAGAATAGAATTCTACTATTtgtccagcgacctgtggagcctggtagaggctacaatcTTGGTGCCTTCCTCTGGTAACCGGTACCGCGTAGTAACGATTAAACCAgcagttactacggaggatgacacccaggctaaaaCAAACTTACCTGAAAGCAACTTAGAAAAGTCTTGTACAATCTtgactcttttttttcattttgaacatctttttttctcttctttttcttcttcagtttgCCAACTATTGTCACATGATGGCCGACAGCGACAAAGGCGTCTTCCTGCCCGGTCGGAGGGAACAGGACCTGATAGACGACATGTTCTCCTTCCAGGACAGGAACAGAGACGGGTTCATCTCATTCCACGAATTTGCCGGCCCGAAAATTCACGAGAAACATGACGAACTCTAAAAACTGTACAGTCCATCGTTTTGTGTAGTATAGGGAGTGCTAGAAGGATTTTAGTTTTAGTCGTTCTGATACTAATTCCAGGATTTGGTGCTTGACCGTCGCCGTTTTTGCATACCTTCACCAATCTTAGAAGATCGGTACCCAATAAATGTACTAAGTAGCCCGTCTTGCCTACATATGGTTGTTTTGCCTTTAATACATATCTATCGTATGTCTCCTGTGCACTAACCTACATTCTCCTCCGACCTTGAACACAGCTACAGCTATCCATATTCGTAAGCTCAACGGGCCACACCTGAACGTAACACGGTGTTGATACAGCGCCGCCCAGTGATAGGTGCAGAAACTGCAGCCATCCACCGTCACATGTTGAAGCGCTGTCTAGTGAAGGGTGAAGGTATCGCAGCTCAGGAGTGCCCAGTTGAGATAATTAGTACAAGTACAGAATCAGCTAGAACCGTTAGGAGCGTGATTTAGACAGGCAAGTCTgtgatcattaccttcgccaagaaggttatgttttgggtagcgtttgaatgtgtgtatgtaaatgaccagcataactcaagaagactttggacaacttctgtcatttggtagaaaagatgatcaactggtatgatttataatcaatgagaaacactcatgatacgtcaatcaaaatcatttggcgaaggtatggggtcatggaactctagttgcatCATTCGAACTAAGAGAAACACTGGCAGTTTGTTTACAACCTTCTAGGGTGTATTTGTAGTTTTCTTTAAATGTTATACATATGAAATGTGCGAAACTGTGTTAAGATCTTTCTATCCTGAATATTTCTAGTCTAACCAGAAAAATTCTACATTGAAATAACAAGTTGAATACACTGTTTCCACTCTTTATTTGCACTGCtactatacatgtgtatattgatGCAAGTTGGCTCCATGCCCAATGTGATGTTAGTACATGAAACAGCATGTACTACTTAGCAAGACATTAAACtatattcataaaaaaactgATACTTTTCATACATAACAAATCAATGTATAAATCTCTCTTCAATGTAACATAAGTTACAATATGCCAAATCTTCACTTTGTATCTTTTCTTTAACACTTCATAAGGATACAGACTGCAAGAACATTAGAGTATACATATAACTATGCCGAGGGTTTACAAGTGAGATTGCACAAAAGCAGAAACCAGCCCAATACTATCATAGATGCAACGAGAGTAACAATGTCATCAAAAAAAGCACAGTTCATCAGTACAAGAGACATGTAACAAAATGGACACATTTAAAGAATCAAACACAATATTCAGGTCTTCCACAGGTTTGAATACAttggaaatatatattttgtattcaattGATTGGGACTCAAAAGCTAGACTTTTTAATTGAAAGGAAAACGTGGTAATAGGGTGATATACACTCAACTTTTCAGTATAGCCACATTTCAACATTATCTTGTCTACAAATGTCTCAGTGAAAGGGGACAATAGAATGTCTAAATCATCGAAGACATCAAAATCATAGGACAACCTACGTCGAATGTGACCACACTGTTAGAAATCCCACTGACCAAAGTGGTATTTGAATATACATCTGTTTCTTTTTGAAAACTTCAAATGTTTTTGGTATCCTTGATGTTTATGGAGCTATAGGAAAGGGGATAGACAATATTATGTATATCTGGAAGATATCCCAACTTGGAAATATACATCTACCAACTCAAATTTAGTTAACAACCCTGGCAAAATGTCCAATGTCAGGTAGCCAGCCTTTGTCTAAAGTCTATTAGTCCCTCTGACTGCTTTAATAATCAATACAAAGTTGGTACGTGGATGAGTCCACAGCAAAGACCGGGTTAATTGGGAGGGGATAGTTACGTGGGAGAAGACAATAGAGGAGCTCACACTTACATAATTTTCCGTCAACATCCGAACTTGTTCTAACAATGTACTTTGCACTTATGTGCAGAAATTCAAACACATTGAACATATATGTAAGTTgcattttcaaacatgtttgaaTGTTGACGGAAATTACGTACATCCGGTGATCCATGCAGTTTCTCTAATCCACGGAGGTTTGAACACATCCATTTCATAAGAGGCATTCTTCTCTCCCAAAGTGTTTGTTACAGACAGTTGCGACCTGTGCGTTCTCAAGTGCTATCTTTGGTTTAGTAGTTGTCCAGGCTACAGTGGTGACTAAAAGTCAGTTTTGTGTCTGGTGAAACTTTGTCTTTGGCCTAGTAAGATACGTTGAGCATCAGTCAGTTATGTACACGTGTAAACTCAGTATGCCTAATGGCGAAAGTGTATAGAGAGCTATCTTGAAGATTGTTTCGGAGTTTCATATTTACCAGTCAACAACTTTTcctcaataaacaataaacatcaGAATATATTCCATTTTCTCTAAATCCATGATAAACTGGTTATCAACTTCTTCAAATGAAGTCTCTTGTGTATAGTTACATGAATCATTAAAGTTCATCAAATTTTGTATATTAAGTGCTTGTAAAGTAGTACCAGTATCATTTCAATTTGATTACAAATATGTCTCAAAGCGTCAGTCCAACTTTTGGTTC
Proteins encoded in this window:
- the LOC136445152 gene encoding peptidyl-prolyl cis-trans isomerase FKBP9-like, coding for MQGKLTQSDFPLSRTDSHLFSLHQTSLKMVFMAAILAAVVQVLAGLSAEEVQVEVTFTPVRCNFKSEDGFFLRYHYNGTFPDGKKFDSSHDRGNTFDFTLGKGEVIKGMDQALRGMCAGEKRKITIPPHLAYGDSGVDGVIPSGATLVFDVEMVEVRDPTEEVPNVLFWWLGETPTDAFGDMDSNKDKIVTKDEFTKYCYEQVSEEKGKFLPGRREVDLIEDMFHFQDQDADGVISFAEFSGPKDHDELYFPKMVSSVVILAVSLQIFAALAEEDLGDVAIEVTFKPKRCIFLSREGYFLRYHYNGTYPDGTKFDSSHETDETVDFVLGRGEVIKGMETGLRGMCAGERRKITVPPHLAYGDKREELLEGSIPPGSTLVFEVELIEVLDPMDDLPKNLFWWVGETPTNSFGDSDANRDKKISKEEFANYCHMMADSDKGVFLPGRREQDLIDDMFSFQDRNRDGFISFHEFAGPKIHEKHDEL